One segment of Caldisalinibacter kiritimatiensis DNA contains the following:
- a CDS encoding polysaccharide deacetylase family protein, producing MKIFFIKYNTLKIIIIALILLIVFTFIFTYVKRTKSTETFNNGDVFYKGNIDKQIIAFACNVDWGNEYIPAMLQTFRNNDIKITFFVTGRWAEKYQGLLKNIHKEGHEIGNHGYKHRDYSKLGYEENKKEITRAHNIIMKVTGEKPKYFAPPAGAFNDFTIKAANDLDYDVIMWSIDTIDWRKDSKKEKIIQRVISKTHNSAIVLMHPKQETIKALPELINSLEKQGYKIGKVSDIIR from the coding sequence TTGAAAATTTTTTTTATTAAGTATAATACTTTAAAAATAATTATTATAGCATTAATCTTATTAATTGTTTTTACTTTTATATTTACGTATGTAAAAAGAACAAAATCTACAGAAACATTTAATAATGGAGATGTATTTTATAAAGGCAATATTGATAAACAAATAATAGCTTTTGCATGCAATGTAGATTGGGGGAATGAATACATACCTGCAATGTTACAAACTTTTAGAAATAATGATATAAAAATAACTTTTTTTGTTACTGGTAGATGGGCAGAAAAGTATCAAGGATTATTAAAAAACATACATAAAGAAGGTCATGAAATAGGTAATCATGGGTATAAACACAGAGATTATAGTAAATTGGGATATGAAGAAAACAAGAAAGAAATAACAAGAGCTCATAATATAATCATGAAAGTAACAGGTGAAAAGCCTAAATACTTTGCTCCACCGGCAGGAGCTTTTAATGATTTTACCATTAAAGCAGCAAATGATTTAGATTATGATGTTATAATGTGGAGTATAGATACAATCGATTGGAGAAAAGACAGTAAAAAAGAAAAAATTATACAAAGGGTTATAAGTAAAACTCATAATTCAGCTATCGTATTAATGCACCCAAAGCAAGAAACTATCAAAGCATTACCTGAGTTAATAAATAGTTTAGAAAAGCAAGGTTATAAAATTGGTAAGGTAAGTGATATTATAAGATAA
- a CDS encoding M16 family metallopeptidase, translated as MYNKFVLDNGLRVVTEYIPHVKSVTVGIWVETGSRRENKLNNGVSHFIEHMLFKGTKNRNAKEIAESIDNIGGQLNAFTSKECTCFYAKVLDNHLPIAIDVLADMLFNSKFEEKEIEKEKSVVLEEINMYEDSPEDLVHDLLSTTIFDGHPLAYPILGHTDNLKNLSREDILRYFKEHYTPKNTVIAIAGNFKANETIKLIEKFFGHWNGNKKNHPFEKPPTLYKRVIGKRKLTEQLHLCLGMEGISQGDDDLYGLLLLNNIFGGSMSSRLFQRIREDKGLVYSIYSYPSAYKDIGVFTIYVGLNPNQICNVSKLIKEEINCIKNKNFSDNEFYKAKEQLKGNYILGLESTSNRMTSLGKSELLLGKIYSPKDIIEKIDKINLDDINRIIDKVFDFSKFNIAYVGNINNQNKLKEDMNEIFFS; from the coding sequence ATGTATAATAAATTTGTATTGGATAACGGTTTAAGAGTCGTAACAGAGTATATTCCACATGTAAAATCTGTCACAGTTGGTATATGGGTTGAAACAGGTTCAAGACGAGAAAATAAATTAAATAATGGTGTATCTCACTTTATTGAGCATATGCTCTTTAAAGGGACTAAGAATAGAAATGCTAAAGAGATAGCAGAAAGTATTGATAATATAGGTGGTCAATTGAATGCTTTTACAAGTAAGGAATGTACTTGTTTTTATGCAAAGGTTCTAGATAATCATTTACCTATAGCTATTGATGTATTAGCTGACATGTTATTTAATTCAAAATTTGAAGAAAAAGAAATTGAAAAAGAGAAAAGTGTAGTATTAGAGGAAATTAATATGTACGAAGACTCACCTGAAGATTTAGTCCATGATTTACTTTCGACTACTATATTTGATGGTCATCCTTTAGCGTATCCTATACTAGGTCATACTGATAATCTTAAAAATTTAAGTAGAGAAGATATATTAAGATATTTCAAAGAACATTATACACCAAAAAATACAGTAATAGCTATTGCTGGCAATTTTAAAGCTAATGAAACTATTAAATTAATTGAAAAATTTTTTGGGCATTGGAATGGTAATAAGAAGAACCATCCCTTTGAAAAACCACCTACTTTATATAAAAGAGTAATTGGAAAAAGAAAATTAACAGAACAATTGCATCTTTGCTTAGGTATGGAAGGTATATCTCAAGGTGATGATGACCTATATGGTCTTCTATTATTAAATAATATTTTTGGTGGAAGTATGAGTTCTAGGCTTTTTCAACGAATTAGAGAGGATAAGGGATTAGTGTATTCTATATATTCGTATCCATCAGCTTATAAAGATATAGGGGTATTTACTATTTATGTTGGTTTAAATCCAAATCAGATATGTAATGTTTCTAAATTAATTAAAGAAGAGATAAATTGTATAAAAAATAAAAATTTTAGTGATAATGAATTTTATAAGGCTAAAGAGCAGCTGAAGGGAAATTATATATTAGGACTAGAAAGTACTTCTAACAGAATGACATCTTTAGGTAAGTCTGAATTGTTATTAGGTAAAATATACTCACCAAAAGATATAATAGAAAAAATTGATAAAATTAATTTAGATGATATAAACAGGATTATAGATAAAGTGTTTGACTTTAGTAAATTTAATATTGCATATGTTGGTAACATTAATAATCAAAATAAATTAAAAGAAGACATGAATGAAATATTTTTTTCATAG